One segment of Trypanosoma brucei brucei TREU927 chromosome 8, complete sequence DNA contains the following:
- a CDS encoding diadenosine tetraphosphatase, putative, whose protein sequence is MKVQGYANVVTLPNVTGRVIIVGDIHGCRAQLEDLLRAVSFKQGSDTLVAVGDLVNKGPDSFGVVRLLKRLGAYSVLGNHDAKLLKLVKKLGKKECLKGRDAKSSLAPLAQSIPTDVETYLSQLPHIIRIPAHNVMVAHAGLHPQRPVDRQYEDEVTTMRNLIEKEQEATGGVTLTATEETNDGGKPWASMWRGPETVVFGHDARRGLQEQYKPLAIGLDSRCVYGGRLSAAVFPGGCIISVPGWNGASAAA, encoded by the coding sequence ATGAAAGTGCAGGGGTACGCCAATGTGGTGACACTTCCTAACGTAACGGGGCGCGTCATAATTGTAGGAGACATTCATGGATGTCGGGCGCAATTAGAGGATTTGCTTCGTGCGGTCTCCTTCAAGCAGGGGAGTGACACATTAGTTGCGGTGGGTGACTTGGTGAACAAAGGACCAGATTCCTTTGGTGTGGTCCGCCTTCTCAAACGCCTTGGGGCTTACAGCGTACTCGGCAATCATGATGCGAAACTGCTCAAACTTGTCAAAAAATTAGGCAAGAAGGAGTGTCTAAAGGGGAGGGACGCAAAATCTTCCTTGGCTCCGCTGGCGCAATCCATACCTACTGATGTGGAGACATATTTGTCGCAGCTTCCGCACATCATCCGCATCCCCGCCCATAATGTGATGGTGGCGCATGCTGGACTTCACCCGCAACGTCCAGTGGATCGCCAATACGAGGATGAAGTCACCACTATGCGTAATCTTATTGAGAAAGAACAAGAGGCCACGGGTGGAGTGACGCTTACGGCCacggaagaaacaaatgatggCGGCAAGCCGTGGGCCTCGATGTGGCGCGGTCCTGAAACGGTGGTGTTTGGCCACGATGCACGGAGAGGTTTGCAGGAACAATACAAACCGTTAGCAATAGGATTGGATAGCCGCTGCGTGTACGGCGGGAGACTCTCCGCCGCGGTATTTCCTGGTGGTTGCATCATTTCGGTCCCGGGTTGGAACGGAGCGTCGGCGGCGGCCTGA